Genomic window (Ananas comosus cultivar F153 linkage group 1, ASM154086v1, whole genome shotgun sequence):
AAATCATGTTATGCAATCTGTATTTCCTCACACTAAGTGACACTTAGGTAGTATTTAGTTTGGGAACAAGGGAGGAATAAGcacttgttcccccctttgttcccaaaggCTGCGTTTTTAGAAATGAGATTGATATGAGATTGATATTAGAAGTAAAACTAAGGCACAAAGTTTCGGCAGTTTTTAGATAGTAGCAGGTCAATAGTAGATAGATGATGTAGATAGATGATTCAAAAGAGTTTCACAGCAGAATGTTACTTAAGAGAGTTTTACAACACTACTACTAAAATCAGTAAATGCTAAAGTACTCTAGCATATATGTCTTCTAGCAACCTGACCTATCAACTCACTAGCCACGCCACCACGGGTGCGCCGTCTCTTTTTATGTCTCGGAGACGACATCCCTCCCAGTATAGCAGCCTTCGCCACAATTGGGCGGCTTGGAGACATCCCTCCGAGTGACTGTCATTCTCCCCCCCCTCCTAGTGACTATCTTTCCCTCCTCCCATCTGTTGTCCATAGGTTTCATAGGGGGCAATATGGCATCCCACTCCTCTTTAGTCCTATCAGCGAGCCAACCTGGTGCAAATCTGCACCCTTCGTACTGCTCTTTGTAACGGTCGCAATTCTCCACCGACTCTTTGAAGAGCACGAAGCGCCGCTCCTTCTCCTCAGCATTCGCGTATGTTTGCTCATACTTCACCATCCATTCTTCATGCATGCGGCGGAGCTCTTCTTCATTCCTTTCGGTGGTCATGCTCATTTTGGTGGTCATGCTCCTACCAGCCTTCAGCATGCCATTGAAGCCTTCAGTTAGAGTCTGCCAAAAATTCGACATTATGCCCCTGAGACAACAAATTGGAATTAGATGATGAAAAGAACCAACCAACACAAATGCGCCGTAAATTTATCAGCTGCATTAGAGAAAATTAAAcatcaaagagaaaaataataatctgcTGTTCTTTCCTACAGAAAAGGAGCAATCTTCTGCAGTTTCTTcaacatcaaaaatcaaaaatcaaaaatcaagcTAGGGTTGTTATTTTTAGGCATCAAGAAGCAAGCTAGCCACTCAATCTCTAAAACACATTATATGAACTTTAGggcatcaaaaatcaaaaatcaaagagagaaaacacaaataaaaaactataacaataattaaaagataaaaaaattaaaccaaagattaaaacaaaaaaaaaaaaaactagggtttttaattttaggccaaCACATAGATTAATTAGGGCATAAAAAATCTAACACTTTTTCCCTAACATTTCCAAATCAGATCCAGGAAAAGCAAGCAATAAAAAAGAGATCAAGAACTAATCGTACGAAGAAAAATCCACTAAAAACATCATAAATTAATAAGAAACAGAAAAACCAAAGCGCTTGTTAAGCATGTCCCTTAGAAAGATTCAAACTAAAATTGAAACAAGAAATAGGTTCAGATCCGACAAATACGCAACAGACCTGAAATCGACAAGTGAAAAAAGAAGCATACACACTAATTAAATCGACGAAGAAAGGTGGGAAAAAAATACCTCCAAATCGGATCTAACTCCAGTTCGGAAACAAAGTGAATTAGCCAGAGAGAAGAAGAGGTTAAATATGTATACGAAAATGGCGAATAGAGGGAAGGAGATCGCGGAGATTACCTGGGAGAAAGAAGCGGTCGAAGATGGAGGTGTGCGCGCGagcgagagagcgagagaaagacAGATACGAAAATGAAGAGGTTCAAAGGGTTGGGGCCTTCCTTGGCGGGTTCGGGGGTTGCTGGGTAATTGTAACTGTCAAAATATGCAACGTCATCTTTCTTTGGTGTAATCTTTTATATGTAACCCTTTTTTcataataatttgaattatagAGAAATGCTTTAATACGCCGGCTCATTTAAATCTAATCATTTATTTTGGAGGATACGATTAACTTTTAAACATTAGTAACCTACTCAAGAGGTTGCCAATTAAAATCAATTATAAGGACAATGTTGGAAAATAAAGGCCAATCAAATACCAAATTAATAGTTTCCAATActttgtttccttatttaatttgttacttACCACATACCAAATTAATAGTTTCcaatacttttttttccttatttaatttgttacttatcaaattagataGTAGctaattttataagtaaaattaaaatttaacttgagttttaaatttatatttattatagtataaattaaattttaaatgagtaacaaattttaaattctaagtgTTAATTCAATACTAAAGTAACATAAAAGTTCAAAAATGttaatctattttaaattcGAGTTTAATTTACACTGCACTTATAAacccaacttttattttttttaaataaaagtttctattttttaaaataaaattcaaattattaacTCAATATTGAAACAGcataaaagttcaaaaatattaatcaaatttaaattttaaatttggatctAATTTGACTCTATTAGTTTGATTTTTAGATTTGAATTATTCTTGTtatattagttaaaatttttaaaatttaataactccATTGATTGTCAATTATTCTAAttcattttttcttaaaattattaaatttgataaaaaatttataaattcaataaaatctcCTTTTTAACAAAACTactttgttttaaaaattaaaagtaagggCACATTTCAAAAATGgcaaaagtttcaaaaatgactCTATTAGTTTGATTGGAAACTTTCACGAGGCGAAGAAGGGCGAGAGTCGTGGAGTAATGCTAGACTAGATCTCATAAATGGCAAAAGTTCAAAATTGTCCTCACAAATATAGCATTAAGTGGATTTTTTAATGACCAAAAGGCCCTCAATAGATGTACCGGTTAACCGGTACCGGCGAACAAATAGCCGGTCACCGGCTTTGCCTTACTAAATCATAGCCGTTCACTGTACTAAATTAATGGACTGGATTAAAGTGGTGTATAGGAGAATTGCTCGGAATCAAATACTCTAGCATTATAGTTTATTTCGATATAACCAGATATCTAAGATCTCTAAATCAGATTACTATCTATATTTCCGCATTTGatttaatatgataatataatGCTGGATTACAGtatgtatgaaattactatgtttagttaattttacaaaatttagtaATTCTGACAATAAAGTATAATCTATTCTAAATTGTTCGTAGTCATATTTGGCAATTTTTTTAcccattataaaataataattattttggtaaattttattttaaaataatttaaattttgaatttaaattcaaaattttaaagcttgataaaaatataaaatttaatattttaatttaaaatataaatgtgaaatttaaaaatttaaaactttatttcgATATAACCAGGGATCTGTTGCTGACAGAAAACTTGGTTGATTCTTTGAAGAGCCAAATATCATGCTGCATAAAGACAAATATAAAGTAAGTATGAACATAAGCTACTAGAAGTAGCAGAATCTTATGCTCTATCTAGATTTTCGTTTCTTCCTAAttggaagggaaaaaaaagcatCGATTGCGCAAGTACCACATGCACCGGCCTCTAGTACTGCAAGATGAATGCGAATGGATTAACAATGTACAGCATCTATTTATCATAGGTCGTTCCGATTAAAATAAGGTCTCTTTGTAGTTATCCATCAGCTTTACAAAGAAAATGTGCAAGTTGATGACAACGGattgctt
Coding sequences:
- the LOC109709291 gene encoding uncharacterized protein LOC109709291, whose protein sequence is MSNFWQTLTEGFNGMLKAGRSMTTKMSMTTERNEEELRRMHEEWMVKYEQTYANAEEKERRFVLFKESVENCDRYKEQYEGCRFAPGWLADRTKEEWDAILPPMKPMDNRWEEGKIVTRRGGRMTVTRRDVSKPPNCGEGCYTGRDVVSET